The sequence TGGATAGTGTTCTCATCCTCCTCGCCGAAACGTACGCGGGTGCCCTCGAACGACAGCCGTCTCGATGAAGACAGCATGCCCTCCCAACCTTCAGGCAGATCCGGAATAGCTTTCACAATGCTCATCTCTCTCCTCGGGACCGGGCCGGTTAATAGCTACTATAGCGGGCCGAAGTAGGGCCGTCTAATCCTCAGAGAAACGGGGCGCCTACCTGAGGGAATAGGCGCCCCGCTCTCTTCAGGCAGCCGGAACCAAAGGGACCGACCGCAGTTCCCCGCTGGGCGTGTACAAGTGGGGCCACGCCTCCCGCGCACGCGCCGCGTGCCTTCGCTACGCGGAGGAACAGGATGGGGTGGCGGTCCGCATCCGCGTGCTCCATTCCTCCGGCTCGCAGGTACAGGCCCCTCCTTCAGCCGGGCGTCGGTGACAGACGCGTCGGCGGGTGCGGCGGTGGGCGGCATGTGTGCAGGCCCTCGTACTCGGCTGCCAGTTCGAGCGCAGCCGTGAGCCGGACGGGCGAGAGTAGCTCCCGGTCCATCACCTTCTTCCGGAGTAGGAAGTCCTCGATCACCAACGCCGCGCCATGCCAGTTCGACAGGACGTCGGCAATCAGAGTGCGGATGCAACGTCGCTCCTCCAACGCAAGGTTCAGCGCTTTGGGAGCCTTCCCGTTCGGCGTGACCGGGATGCACGGATCTGGCCGTTTGCGCGGTCCAGAATGTTGGTCAGGATGGGGACCTCAGGGTCCACTAGTGCCTCGGGGTTGCACTACCATCCGTGACCACCCGGTCGTACCGCCCGGGTCAATGCTTATCACCGTGGGGGCGGTGACGAGTTCCACAGTTCCTGCCCTTCTAAGCAACTTTGGGGGAGCCACTTTTGTCGGGCTCGGCGCCGTCACCGTCCTTTCCGCCCTCAGGGCCTTTCCGAGCTGCTGGGCCGTAGACACAAACAGGCGCCAAAGCTCGAAGGCGTGCTGATGGGTCAGCGTAACCGCGGTGGTAACGCCACGATCGACGCGCGGGACGGTACGAGTCAGCGCCGAGTGCGCACCACGCGGAACCCGACCTCGGAAGCGATGTCCAGCGTGCTACTCTGCTCGTCGATCATTCGCCAAACTCCCCATTCGCGGAGCAGCTGGAGTACTGCCCCTCGGCTTCAGTTCGGGCAATTTCTGTCGCCCCGGAGGATGACGCACTCAATCTTTCCAGAGCCAGACGTCGCGTGACGTAGTGCTAAGCCAGGATGCATCCACATCGCGATAGACCAGGAAGGCGACGTCGCGGAACGACCCCGGCGGTGCGGAAGTAGACGGTCGCGCGCCCTTCCCCTCGACGCGTAACCTCGTCGCGCGGATGCGGCGCGCGACTCGGACGCCGCAGTAGTTCCTGGACTACTTGGAGCGCCACATCCTGCCAGAGCGGCGACACCGAGCAACAGTAAAGCAATCCTGTTCATGCTGCTTCCAACTCCTCAAGATATTCGACGCCGCGACGCACGGCCTCTGCCTTGGTGTGCTCGTTCCAGAACTCGCGTGGTTGGTGCAGGGAGCTTCTTCATGTGGTCGGTACAGAACGGGCGCCCGGGGGCACGCCCGTCCCGCACCTTGTAGCAGTACACCTCACGTGTCGGCCAGCCTCTGGTGCCAGGCGAGAGCCATGGCTGCGGTCTGCAGCAGCTCCGCCATGAGCTTCTCGATGTCGCCGTTGTCGTAGGTCATCGCCCGCGCGACCTCGCCCAGCTCCTCCACGAGGATCGGCAGGCAGCCCGCGTCATCGCGCACCAGCGGCGTCTCTTCGACGCCGTGGCGGCGACCGCCCGCCGCATCTCGGCGCGGAGCGCGTCGATGGCGGCCGGCGAACCACGTCCGATCGACATCCATCACGCCACCGTCATCTCGTCGCGGAAGTAGTCGATCATCGGCACGAACGCGAGATGGTTTCGCGGGGACCCGGTAGCGCACCAGGGTCTCCTCCAGCGCCTCCATCACCAAGTCATACGCGCGACCGACGTCGGCGGGGGTTGGCGGAGCTCGACCAGGGACGCGGCCGCCCGCTCGTTGACGCCGCGTCGCACGCTGATCAGCAGGGTGGCGAGAACGCGCTGGCGGATGTCGTTCAGGTCGCGCCCTCGAACAGGCGCCAAACCAACAGGCAGGTGCAGCCGGACGTAGAACAAGTCCGTGAACATCGCCCAGATGGCGTGGGCGACAGGGGTGGATCATCCGGCGGCGGTCTCCCGGCGACCATAAACGCCGGGAACAGCAGACGCGGGTGGACGCCCACGATCTTCAGCGCCTCGGTAGGCGGTCCAGATCCTCGATGGCCGGCAGTACTTCTCATCCGGCTCGGCAGGCTGCGGCTCCTCACGCCCGGCAATGAGCGAGCGCAGCGCCTGGTAGGTGGCGAACTGCAGCGCGCATGACGCGCACACCACCAGGAAGACGAGGATGACGAGATGGACGTGGTGCTCGCGTGCTCCTCCCGGCGCGACGCGCGCCGTGGCGATCCGCCAGCCGCAGGCGGGGTGGATGGGCCGGACGACGCCGGGCGTGGCGACTTCCCACTCGGATGAGGGCACGCCCTCGCGCTCGAACTCGTCGACGCAGGCCCGGATGGAGCAGTAGCGGTCCGACGCCTTCATCAGGCAGCGGTTCGCCGCGTAACGAACCAGGCGGAAAGCGTCGGCGATAAGCTCCGGTGCGCCAGCAGGTGGCGTGGCCCATACTCCCCAGGCGCGCGCCAGCGCGGCGAATACCCCGCGCCATTCCATTTGCGCCTGCGTGCAGAGCCGCATGCCCGCCAGGTTCAACAGCGTCTTCATGTCGACCCGCATGTGGACCCGGGTCAGGATGTTCGTCGGCAGGAGTCCGCGTGCGTCCTCGCCAGCGTGCCCGGGTGATGAGGAACGGCCACAGATCGGTCGACGACGTTCGACGCGACATCCCCGGATGTTCCGCCAGAGCGCTCCTTGGCGGCGTGCGCGCGGGTCGACGCCCAGCTCCTCCATATCAGCGCGGAACGCGCCACTCCTTCGTCCCCGCGAGCGGGGTGGGAGCTTCACGCTTGTCGTGGATCTTGTCGCGACAGCGAACCGCGCGACTCGCGCGCGTAGGTCGCCGTGCGAGTCCAGACGAGGCGGTGCGTGAAGGCACAGGAGACGTTCTCAGGGTGCGATCGACCGCCGGATCCATTCCAGCGGCGTCTCACTCAACCACGACACCGTGGCCGCGTGCCAAGCTTCCAGCGCTCCTCGTCGGTGACGCGGTCCAGGCTCGTCAGGTTCCGCCCGGTGTGCGCGCGGCGACCATCGCCGTGACGCCGAGCAGGTCAGGCGTCACCATCGACACCGTTACTTTGGGCTTGCGCCGGGTCGCGTGGCGTGGCGCGCCACATAGCGACGTCAGCCCACTTGCGCAGCGTTCCGGCGCGTCGACCGCGAGGCGGAAGTAGGTTGTTGGTGAGTTGCTGTTCCGCGTCAGTCCACTCGTCGTCAGGGTCCGGCGGGTCGACGTAGTCCCCGCTCAGCAGGTATAACCTAACGGCATTTCTTGCCTCCGATGTGCTTGTGTGCGTTCCAGGCGCAATCGGATCTTACCTTACCGCGTACGCCGCTCAAGCAGCCCGGCGCGACAACCACTCGCTGGATGTGAGCAGCTTCGGCAGTCTCGTTCCTCCAGTCCTCTAGTTGCTGCTCCCTGGTACCTCGGTAGTGGTCTACGTCGTCACAGTGGAGGCATGGGCCGCGCCTCCTTCCTTTTGGGTGACCTCGGGACATAGCTCCTCCTTACAAGAGACGCGGACCGCTGAATTGTTCGACCGATACCCCGGCTGCCCACAGCTGACCAACGCCATCGGCTAACCGGTACGCATCCCCATACACAACCCGGACGATGCCGGTGTTGATGGATGCGCGCACGCACGTGCGGCAGGGCGCGTTGCGTCGCGTAGGCGACGCTCCTTCAGCCCCTCCGTGCGCGCCGGGCGGCGTAGGCGACCGCGTTAGCCTCCGCGTGCACCGAAGCCGTACAGGGCGCCTCCGGCCCGCAGGCGCAGTGCGGGAGCCCGCGCGGGGCCCCGTTCCGCCCGGTCGAGAGGATGTTGTCGCCGAGCACGAGCGCCGCACCCACCTTCAACCGGCCACAGGTAGACCGAAGGGACGCCACGACCGCATGCAGGAACATCTGCTCGTCATGCGTAATCCGTTTCGTCATAGTTGCGCTTCCTCCGATCTACCTTC comes from Gemmatimonadota bacterium and encodes:
- a CDS encoding FAD-dependent thymidylate synthase: MEELGVDPRARRQGALWRNIRGCRVERRRPICGRSSSPGHAGEDARGLLPTNILTRVHMRVDMKTLLNLAGMRLCTQAQMEWRGVFAALARAWGVWATPPAGAPELIADAFRLVRYAANRCLMKASDRYCSIRACVDEFEREGVPSSEWEVATPGVVRPIHPACGWRIATARVAPGGAREHHVHLVILVFLVVCASCALQFATYQALRSLIAGREEPQPAEPDEKYCRPSRIWTAYRGAEDRGRPPASAVPGVYGRRETAAG